Proteins co-encoded in one Acidovorax sp. 69 genomic window:
- a CDS encoding MurR/RpiR family transcriptional regulator yields MLDRITASLSSLAPAEQRVAKLVLADPRAFARLPVRELAERAHVSKPTVVRFCRSIGYDGLADFKLKLAGSVSEGVPFIHRSVDADDKTGDVLVKVVDNAVAAFLQYRNAASTAAIERAADAIAATWKTGKRIEFYGVGNSGIVAQDAQHKFFRLGVTSIATSDGHMQVMSATLLGPGDCAVIISNSGRTRDLMDAADIARRNGATTIVITASGSPLASTCQIHLAADHPEGYDRYSPMVSRLMHLLIIDVLATCVALRIGSSLQPILQQMKENLRAKRYA; encoded by the coding sequence ATGCTCGACCGCATCACCGCCTCGCTCTCATCCCTGGCCCCCGCCGAACAGCGCGTGGCCAAGCTGGTGCTGGCCGACCCCCGCGCCTTTGCCCGGCTGCCCGTGCGCGAACTGGCCGAGCGCGCGCACGTGAGCAAGCCCACCGTGGTGCGTTTTTGCCGCAGCATCGGTTACGACGGCTTGGCAGATTTCAAGCTCAAGCTCGCGGGCAGTGTGAGCGAGGGCGTGCCCTTTATCCACCGCAGCGTTGATGCCGATGACAAGACCGGCGATGTGCTGGTGAAGGTGGTGGACAACGCCGTGGCGGCATTCCTCCAATACCGCAATGCCGCCAGCACTGCGGCCATCGAACGCGCGGCCGATGCCATTGCCGCCACCTGGAAGACGGGCAAACGCATCGAGTTCTACGGTGTAGGCAACTCGGGCATCGTGGCGCAAGACGCGCAGCACAAGTTCTTTCGGCTGGGTGTCACATCCATTGCGACCAGCGACGGCCACATGCAGGTGATGAGCGCCACCTTGCTGGGGCCGGGCGACTGCGCAGTGATCATCTCCAACTCGGGCCGCACCCGCGATCTGATGGATGCCGCCGACATCGCCCGCCGCAACGGTGCCACCACCATTGTCATCACGGCCAGTGGCTCGCCCTTGGCCAGCACTTGCCAGATCCACCTGGCCGCCGACCATCCCGAAGGGTATGACCGCTACAGCCCGATGGTGTCACGCCTCATGCACCTGCTCATCATCGACGTGCTGGCGAC